The Candidatus Atribacteria bacterium ADurb.Bin276 genomic interval TTTATATATTATCATAATTTGAGAGCAATGCCTTGGTTATCTTATCTCTTTTTCGCCACTTGATTGAAACAGAAATTTAAATGTTCTTCATCACATTTTTTGGTAAAAAGGCTTACTATAATAGTTACCAGGGCTGAAATAGGCAAAGCAACAATGAGAGGATCAACAACATTCCAGGGGTGATCCCAGAGTGCGGTTTTTCCAGTGAGAGCCATTACAAGACCAATTACCTTTGATTCACTTTCGTGGACAAAGAGGAACCAGAAGATGCTTATAAAAAATCCACTCAACATACCGGCTATAGCTCCAGCTTTGGTTATTTTTCGAGAATAGAGTCCACCAACGTACATCGGGAGGAGAGCTGAAGCACATAAACCCATGAAGAGCGATGTTCCCCGAGCAATAATAGCATTTCCCGATTCATAAAAGCGGGGAAGGGCCCATGCTACGAAAGTGGCGATTAGAATTCCAATCGAGGTACCAAGACGGCTTAAGCTCATGGAAGTTTTCCGACGAAGAGCCGTTTCCACAATATCCCTGCTCAAGGCAGTACCCATAGTATGATATTGACCACTTAGGGTTGACATGGCTGCCGAAAATAGAGTGACTAGGAAAACAATGCCAAACCAACCAGGCATGGTCTTTTGTATGAAAAGAGGAATGATGGAATCGACGTTCTTACTGGCTGCTAAAAAGGATATTTGTCCCTGGGTTTGTGAAAAGTAGACGTTGGACAGAGCGCCGACCACAAAAGCTACACCGGTCATGAACAGAATGAAGATTCCACCAATCATGGTTGCTCGGTTCAGCTCGCGGTTACTTTTTACCGTCATGAAACGAACCACCAACTGAGGCTGGGCGAGAACCCCAATTCCAACCCCCAAAACAATGGTGGACACAACTGTCCACCAGAGATTACTTCCTAGTGCAGGCATCGAAGTGAAACCGAGATGCCCCCGACTACCAAGAATCTCCATTATTTGTGGGCTTAATTTACTTAATGAATCATGGGCATTCACAATGCCTCCCAAGCGGGAGTAAGTGAAGATTATCAGAACAATCATTCCAAACAACATGATTGTTCCTTGCATGGCATCAGTATACATGACACCTTTCATGCCACCCATGATAACATAAACCGCCACAATGGCTGAAAATGCGAATAGGGCCATTTCATAACTGATGTTGAAATTAACCAATAGAATTTGAGCGGCACCCATTAGAACTGCGGCAATGTATATTGGCAAGAATACAAAGATCATAATACCGCTGAAAATTTCAATAAAACGTGATTGATATCTTTTCCCTAAAAATTCCGGAAAAGTGTGGCTATCCAGGTTAAGACCCATGGATCGAGTACGATGGCCGAAAACAACAAAAGCAATAAAAATTCCAACAAAAATATTAAGAAAAGTGAGCCAAAGCATACCCATCCCGTAAAGACCGGCCGCACCACCAAAACCAACAATAGCTGAAGTACTGATAAAGGTAGTTCCATAGGACATGGCCATGAGATAGGGATGGGCGCTTCTCCCAGCCAAGAGGTAATCAGTAGTATTTTGAGTTTTACGGAATCCAAGATAACCAAGATAACCGGTTAATAATAAATAGATTAATACTGATAGTATCAATACTATTTGGTTCATTGCTTCTCCCTCCCTTCCTTGTTAGATTAATTAGAGCCCTTCTTCAATTTTGCTTTCTTCTTGTTGCCACTCAATCACTTTCTTCGGTTCATTGGGTCTTT includes:
- the putP gene encoding Sodium/proline symporter, producing MNQIVLILSVLIYLLLTGYLGYLGFRKTQNTTDYLLAGRSAHPYLMAMSYGTTFISTSAIVGFGGAAGLYGMGMLWLTFLNIFVGIFIAFVVFGHRTRSMGLNLDSHTFPEFLGKRYQSRFIEIFSGIMIFVFLPIYIAAVLMGAAQILLVNFNISYEMALFAFSAIVAVYVIMGGMKGVMYTDAMQGTIMLFGMIVLIIFTYSRLGGIVNAHDSLSKLSPQIMEILGSRGHLGFTSMPALGSNLWWTVVSTIVLGVGIGVLAQPQLVVRFMTVKSNRELNRATMIGGIFILFMTGVAFVVGALSNVYFSQTQGQISFLAASKNVDSIIPLFIQKTMPGWFGIVFLVTLFSAAMSTLSGQYHTMGTALSRDIVETALRRKTSMSLSRLGTSIGILIATFVAWALPRFYESGNAIIARGTSLFMGLCASALLPMYVGGLYSRKITKAGAIAGMLSGFFISIFWFLFVHESESKVIGLVMALTGKTALWDHPWNVVDPLIVALPISALVTIIVSLFTKKCDEEHLNFCFNQVAKKR